Part of the Falco cherrug isolate bFalChe1 chromosome 1, bFalChe1.pri, whole genome shotgun sequence genome, TCTTAATAAAGTCTTACTTATAAAAGCCAAGGCTGATAGGAAAAAGACTAATTGAAGCAGTTGGATGTATAGTAGCTGCTTTGAAAACACTCACTTGACCTTGCAAAATTACTGTAAGGAATCACCAAACATAATACCTTtggatcagaaaaaaataacaggttCATAATGCATCAGCCAGACATGCAAAATTTGTCATTCAACTTCCACAAGCTCTCAGAGATTAGTCATTGCCCTGTTCTAAACCAAAATGCTCCACAATCTTCAAAGAATAAGATGGACTGAGGTTTTTGGAGGATGCGAGATGGTGTTAATTACAATAGCAGACATATTCAAACAAAATACGTATTTTCACCATTTCTGGGTGTATTGCCACTGGCCTTACGACTTTAAACCACCACACGACTGTTCATCAGACATtcaaaaaaaatgaattcaaCTTCCAGCTCCCAGATCCTATTCTTCAGGCAATATAAGTTAgcagcttttccccttcttgggCGAGACAAACCTCATACCAACGACTAACCCTGCCATCTAGTGGCACTTATACATTTATCACCACAGCATTGCCGTTTTGTCGGAACTTTTGATGCAGCATCCCTTTGTGGTAGATACACTTTGAAAGACTTGCAGAAAAATCTAAAGATATGCTGAATAGCAGCTCTGTTACAAGCATTTCTCCTTTTATAGAGTAAAGTCTTTTTTTTACCACCAGTGTTTAAGAAACACATTACATACAGCTATGGGAGGAAATTGCAAGCTTTGAGCTGTATCTTCTGTGTCAGCTATAGCTTCTTCTAAGTATACTGCTGTGAGTCataaaggtgagaaaaaaaatatttaggagcCTACATAATGCTGGAGATAGAGCTGAGAACACAGCGGAGTTGTATCCCTTTCCTTacatcaaacaaacaaaaaatatctcagaaagccacacacacacacacaaatatttttgctggatttttagaaaccaaatatttcagaagttttaacaGAAGTGACTGACTTTGCCAGCACTTGAACACATTTCTCAGGTGAAGCTGGGAGgacatttctaaatgaaatgttGACTTCAGAAAAGTTTTAGCTTGCATAGCATCTGGGATGTGCAAGGTAAGCTTGTCCTTGCTTGAAACCATTCAGCAGAACACCATGCCAGCTTATTCCCttgtaaaagcattttgtaACTCCTTTTAGGACCACACAGCTGAAGACACAGTAATTCTTCATGCGTCAGTACTACGCATGCCTTAAGAGCAGGTGACCTTTCTGAAACACAAGGTGGTTCCTTCTCATGCTTTCCCTACATGTTGGGAAAGGCTGAGCTGGTCTCTAGAGGGCAACTGGGATATTCTAGAGAAGTTGTTAAAGGAGATTATAAAGGACATTCTTGTGCAAAGGGAAAGGTTTCTGATTCTTTGGAGGAGTGTCTTACATTCCCCTAATCTTGTAGGTTTCCCATCGGAAAGGTATGGAAATCTTTTTTTACAATACATTGTTACCTTTCTAATTATCTACTCTGTAGGAACAAGTTATCTTTATACTCTCCATCCCTTACTTTACTGCAGTCAGAGGGCCTGgatgaaaagcagaattcatACCTTTCAGCTCAAACTCATTCTCTGGCTGCAAGACACttgagaaggaaataaaagggcAAAGGGTTGTGAGGGTGAAGAAAGGTGAAGGGAGGGACTGTTCTCTGTTGGCCACCCCTGGGCTCCATGTCCAGTCTGGGATGCCCTGTACCGGGTGGACGTGGCGCAGGGTCTGACCACCCAGATCCCATCATGGGgtggccagggcaggagcaccGACTGCATGGGGTGAGGCTGAGGGAATGAGGGTAGTTCATTCATTGTAAAGAAACACATTTGCATGTACAGTTATACACATACCTATATGTTTACTGTACCTGTATCTTGGGTGAATTATTGCATATATGATGGGGTTGTAGATTGCAGAAGCTTTTGCAATAACTGCTGGCACAGATTTGGAATATGGTGTTAGGGTGTCGCCTCGactaaaacaaagcaaaaatatcacACACAGCTATGCCATGGATTAATATTAAATTGCTAAAACATAATACTCTTTTCAACTGGTTTTGTGCTGTGATCGCTTTATAAGAAATACCCCTGAAATGTTAATTCATTCAAATTCATTCTTTGCTCAGACGAAAGGCTTGCATTTGATAGTATGTACTTGGTTTCAATCATTTGGAGATGAAGGGCATGCAAATAATTAGTTATCTATTTAAGGATGACCAGGAACACAAAGAACCACCTTCCCTGTTTCTACActaggcaaaaaaaccccaacaaaccaaaaacaaaacaccaccaaaacaaccCCTGTTGTGACCATCTGGGAAAAGGGAATGTCAAcggaaaagaaaacagcatcaaaCCTAAAATTCCACGCTGCACAGTAATGGGTGTCAGTGACTCAGCTGCAAACgctgcagaaggaagagaggacTGGAAGCGGTTTGAAACCAATATTCTCCTCTTGTCATTAAGCTCCCAGAGTCAATCACATGTGATCAATGTCAGTGCAGGATAACCACAATTAATACAGAAtaacagaatggtttgggttggaagcaacccttaaagaccatccaacctctctgctgtggggacagacATCTTTCATTAGAtgaggttgctcaaagccccatccaaacCGACCTTGAAATCAAGAACATGCACTGAGAAGACAACAGGTCCCTTTGAAGTGGAAAGCAGTTGGAGAAAGATGGAAGTTCAGGGTGAATATGAGGGAATATAAactcttttctgccttctgtcaGAGGCAGCAGTGTACGGAGTAAGCTTCTTGAAAGAACAGGTATCAGGAGAGAAGAGGTAAACTCCTCCAATTCATACAAAGAAAGTATCATGGGGGAGAGAAAACAATGTGTACCAAAAATGCAGGTAGAAAATtataatagttttaaaatacatagaCAAATAGTCCCTTTTCTGGCTTTATCCACAAGGACATAGCGAAGAATGCAGTATCACCTCCAACGTAATAACTACTAAAAACCCTTTCAAAAGGGAGATCTGCTTCTTGTGGGTGACAGTACGAATcatatttacattttagaaTAATACATGCTCTTTTGATTACATGTCCACTTACCCCGCCCAGGCAATCAAGGTGACACAAGCATATGGAGACCAGGACAAGACAAACACAATGATGAccacaaaagcaatttttgcCAGTTTCCATTCATTCTTCATGGACTGAGAAAGGTAGGATTTCTGGCTGCAGGACCCCAGCCTTTGAACATCTCTAAGAGGGGGGGAAAATGCAGATATGtcagcaggagggagaaaaagtgAGGTGCACTATCTCTAATATGTTCTCAGCAATACGCAAAATGAAGCGGATTTAAACTTTCCTTGCtctaatgctttttttgttttctgatatttAAAACTCTAGAAggtaattaatgaaataaaatggtcCCAGGCATTCTGTCTGAGCTTTGTTTACCTGTGGGACTGAGCCAGAACCCCTGGGACTAGAGGACGGGAATATCATACCCTTATCCTAACACAAGGAAGGTTTCATGTTGGAAAGGTGAAGAAAATGGTACCCCTTGCCCTTCATTGCTTTCAGAGGTGGAGCGAACAGAGGCACAGCTGCAAGCAAAAATCAAATCTTACAGCTCTTGCTTTCCAAGGCAGGAACAGCTTGCAGAAATCCCAGCTGATGAGGTAACGTGAGCTGGAATACTCTGAGGAACATGACCCCAAATGTTTATGGGGGCATTTTTACTTACTTGCACATTTATTCACTAGAATGTTAGTATTTTCAGGGGGGGGAGTACAACAGGCAGTCCTAATACTTTTACCAAAAAAATGTCCCACCAAATTGTCTTCTCACATCAGgtgaacattttttattaaaaaaaaaatggttttatatAATTTGGCATAGAAATAACAACTTATGCATATCAGCATTGTTACATGAAGATATATTTCAGGCTGAAGACAGTAATTACCAGCCAGCAGGATAACAAACTCCTTCCTGGTGCACTGTGAACACACTTGTGAAGTGAATTTACTGTATTAGAGAGcaaaaggcataaaaaaaatcttgcgGCCACTGTGCTTCACAGGTGTGCAGGACACCATTGTTATAAGCATGCATTATTTGCTCCTTCGCTTGGTACCAAATATGCATAACCAAAGCATAGTAAAAACCAGGACCAAAAACATAGAGTTCAGTAAGAACTTCACTTTAGGCTTGTAAAAATGGAATTTAGCTTTGTGAAGCCAAATGAATTCAACAAGTGCCTGCAGgcagatgcaaagaaaaatcatgtgAGCTGATGACATTGCAAGCAATGAGAAGGAcccacagctccagctggtGTTGGATCAGACCAAAGTCATGTGCTCATGAGGAGAAAATAACTGACAGAATGAAGTTACTTTACAGGGCTAACacctgctgatttttttcctttttttcaaatatagacaaagaatttggaaaaaaattgtcctAACAAGCATAGCCAGATATTGTAAGTGCAGTTGTGATGCTTGAGTGAACCACAAGGTTTTCTGGGATGCCTGCCTTaaataaaactgtcaaaaaataTGAGGACAATAATATATTTACGGAGCAGCTCAAAGGCAGATGATGCCCCCATTGCTACATGCTGTTTATCATCCCTTGGGGCCAAAAATTGTGCTGGAATGCACAAGGACTGTGTTCCTTATATTgcaaatctgaaatacaaataatccAAACTATTAAATTACCTGATGTAGTATTAATTATCACAGTCTGCAATAAGATTAGAACCACCAGAGACTTCTTTCCCTACTACAAAATATATACATCCATTCCAGTTTTTACAttggcaaaattatttctgcagttaCAGCTGTTAATGATCTGCCACTTTACCTCCAATTTcaattcagattaatttttgattcagatttttctgcagCTAAAGAAATTGAGAAAATCTTCTAATACAAGAAAAGGAGATTTACTTATTTCACTACATTGCTTACCTGCCAGTACGTCTTATGGCCAGGAACATAGATAAATAACAATGGAATATTATTAtcaggggaataaaaaaaacgCAGCAACACAAAATCATGGTGTAACTTCTGTTTGCAGGGGAGTAGGTTACATAGTCCCATGTACAGGATATCATCAAGCCCTCAGGCACATAGGAACCTATGAAATACATGGAATACATTATTCGCACATGCACCCAAAGCTTCTGCAGTTGCTGATCCAACAACTGAGCACTTCAAATAAACCCCGTACTGTATATGTAGTCTTAAAGAGTTATGCTGGCCATATGATACATGTGGTCTGAATGCAGAGAGGAGGTCCTGACTGCCAGACCCTCAGATACACCTAATACTCCATCTGCAATTTATTCTGCTTGAATATAACCTGGGGGTAGGGAGGAGGGTATCTGCACTGCAGTAGGTGCAGATATACAGTACAATGACAAGCCATCAGGTTTGGCTAGGCATTTCCCTGAGAACTTACCAAAACCCCCATTTTTTTTATGCCCCGAGCAAGGCTAAACCAGACCACGTAGGGAACACTAGAAGAAGATAGAGAGCAGACAACATACTCCACCCCAAGAGCGGAGCCACACTCCATCCAAGTGAGTACAGCCACACAAGAGCGATGATCTGCATGGTGCGTTTCTTTGAAGTCCACTGTATGGATCGCAGGGGTTTAGTGATCACAAGGTAGCGGTCAACAGAAATAGCTAATAAAGTCACCATTGAGGTTATTCCGAAGAGTGCCCCACAGAAAGCGTACAAATCACAGCCTGAAGCAGAAAATGGCAATGTCAGGGATTTTCTtaaaacacatgcattttttttctcagaaactgACAAGATAAacctcttatttttttcctggttgaGGAGTTGAGGACTTCTCTCCCATTAGAAGAATTTTCTTAGCCTCACAATCTCATAGTTATTAAATGTTTATTAGAAAAACCACAAATATTAGTGAAATACAAACctatgtatttaaaaagtcCTACTCCACTGCGGGCTGCAACTGGGAACCTTTTGTCAATGGAAAACTGCCTCAAAGAAAATCCAAtctaattaaaattacattttcctggACTGTTGCCCAATATATTGATCTTAACAGGCTGCAGCATGACAGATGGGTGTTTCAAAAAATGACTTTGTTTTATGTAGCTTAAAATGTAGAAGTGGTTTAAATTTGATGGCTAAAAGATCAGCTGCAAAACATAGCTCTGGCTCCTACAGTTcacagcagcagttttaaaaaaattgacagTTTTTATGTGAAACtagtttttttccctctttgcatTCAGGCATTTTGGCAGAGATGAAAACTTGCAGAGTTATACTGCCCCTAATTTGATTCAGAAACCTGAGTCAGTTTTTGCGATGTCTCATTGTCATCCTGTGTGGTTATAGACAACAGCCCACCAGGAATGGGAGGCAGTCAAAATATCAAATTTAATCTTAAAGCATACTTCTACTTTATAAGCCTTTATTAGTAACCTGCAGTTAAGGACCACATCTTACTCAGCCCAAATCAATCCCATCATTTGTGGCAGCAGAATAATTTACACTGATTGCACCTAAGGGGTTGGGGCAAGACTAAAAATATCCTCAAACTAAAGAGCAGCCCTTCTGTGCCGCTAAATAATACATGGTCTCCAGGCTTGCTCCACCAATACACAGCCACTACTTGGTGCAAATTTTCACCCAATGATGTGATGAGCAGTACCAAGCAAAGCATCAAGCCTTCTGAGAAACTTGCTATACCTACATTTCAGCTACAATTTGAGCATGCATCGCCGTATCTTTCTTGCAGTTGGAAAGAAAGAACTTAAATTTGCAGACCTCTCAACTGGTTATTGTTATTTAAATCTCTGAATCAAATGTGACATTCCTAGAAGCATGCTATTGGCTATCAACATACGTGAGATTCCTAGAAGCATGCTAATGGATATCAAcatacatttctaaaaaatattaactCCCTCTTAAactaatacaaagaaaaatatttagaactTAATAAAACTTCTCTAGCCATCTTCAGCCATAACCTCTGCCCTTAAAAGCTAAACGGTAACATGATTACATGTTGATGTTGACTCCTCTCTTTCCAAAATAAGTAAGATGAAAGAATCAAACCTATAACACAAAACATGCGCTATCAAGCTGACTGATGATGTCAAGAACCGCGGCTGTTACTCAAGAATCTTGTGCTGCTGTCTCTACAGCACAAGCCAAGATTGTTACGCCTAAAATAGGTTGCAGACAGTGTAGAGTTGGTGATGTAAGTATTAATGTTGAAAAGTACCTATTTCTCCAAGTATCCACTTTCTGTGCAAGCTGTTGACAAAGCACATGGGTGCCTGAGAAGCTGACATCAGGAAGTCGCTCACAGCCAAATTCATTATGAAGTAGTTTTGGGGCGTCCTCAATTTCTTGTTGCTtaaaaacatgagaaataaGTGATGTAAAATAGACAAAGTGAACAGTTAACTTTATAACTTTGCTCACCAGCATAAACAACTGTTATCCAGGTTGGAATCAATAGTTACTTACAGTCAATCAATTGCTCATCATCAGTCAATTACTCCAGCTACAGATGTAGTCATTTCAAAATGACTGATAATAGCAGGGGGGATAAAACtgactgttttttcttcaaacgGAGGAGAATTCCAGCTGTGTTGAAATACGTGGATTTGTTCAGAAGAGCAGTTCCCTATAAGCACAGTAACACTGAGCATGTCCTGCACTGCACAAGATCAGGATCTGAAGCAGGGTATTGAGCCAAAGAACCTGCTTTTGGGGAATTTTTAAAAGCCCCGAGCTGAGGAGTTGCCATATTACCACTAACTAAATGACCCTTTCCAAAGTGCTACAGCACAATCAGAGCATGCACAGAGATTTGAAAACAATGCCTTTGTTCATATACATCTCATAAGAGAACAAAAGCTCTCAGCTGCAGATGAACAGGCAACATTAAATGCCACAACAAGGAATGCGAAAGGGGCAGCCAGTCCGCAAGCAAAGTTAATCCAAAGATAAAAACCACCACttctaggtttttttccacGGCATCTCACCACCTTATGTAGTCTCACTTCCTAGGGATATCTGGAGTTACAACCTCTTCGGAAACTTTCAGCTGGCATTCAAGATTACCCTTGGCTCTGGCTAAGAGGAATAAAGATACTGGTAACATGATAAAGAACCTCTTGCTTTTACTTGGTGTTATTTGGTTGAAAATGCCTTTGTCGCTCTGATCAAATACTATGTCCCACCAGGaaagttaaattaatttgtGAGTTTGGCTCACCCAAGTCTACCTTAAAACTGGCATTTTTGAAGGATATACTGAGAGGTGTAATACTCAGCTAGTAGTACCTCAGTGTTAACCACTGTATTGGTTGCATGGTGAAGTTCAGACCTTTGATACCTAGAGTTTGAATTCAGGACTTTTCACAGTGTTAGGTACATATAATACAAAAAGAGGTGACTTTGCACACCCTGTGAGACACAGGGAGGAAGCCGAATTTTATAAATAGCTTTGTTCTTGCAACCTGCATGTAGTAATTCTCAATAGTtagaaataattgtttcttttcccccaaatgCCTCCTTCAGTGTACAAAGTTGAACAACTGAGGCCTTTCTGATGTGCCTTAAAATACTGGTATCTGCAGCTAACATGAATTTCTTTCCTCAAGCtgataaagaaataatgaaaaagaaattgagaaaGCCATCTTAATGCTGTTGCAATTCTAACAAAATCTTGGGTTTTGTAACTGCCTGCAACAACTGGGTGAGAGAGGGTGCAGAGTTCACACCTTTACATGTGCTCACCTGTCTGAAGGTTTTTGTACTTTGGcaatttaatgcttttattacACCAgctaaaaatcaaatttcaaGAGAAATGGAGAGCTTGCACTGCATTTCAAAAACCACGATCGTATCTACAGTTGCAGGGAATTcagtttctcctctttctcatATTAAAAGCCAGCTATTCAAAACAACTAAACTAACCTATTCATCTTAAACATTTAACAATAGGGAGCTAATGCTTGATTCATAACCCCACCAGTGTTTCTAGCATTGTAAGCATGATGACAGCAAGCAGTGAGTGAGAAGGATATTAAAATCCAGCTTATATCCCAGTGAGTGTGGGACAGAAGGaggctatttattttttccatgagATTTCTGCATACTCTAGCTGCAGTAGCTTTGGCTGTCTATTACACTGTCAGAAGCCAAGCGAGCATACAAACTGACAGAAATCCTATGAGCTGCCTGAAGCAGGGAATACACTGATGGCATGAACTTATGTAGCATATTGCTTTCTTGGTCCATCCAGGACATCTGGGCTGCTGGGAAGAGCATCGGTTTTTGTCAAGTGTTTCTGCACATTCTAGAGAATAAGTGAAGAAGCCTGCAACAGGGAGACTGAGGTTTCTGCCATTAAAAGTATTAAACTCCTCTTTAAACTTTCATTTGGAATTGTTTCTCAAAcaaggtatttattttctcattttctttgattCCTTAAAACATAAGTAATTTACACTGAGGTTATCAGTGTTGTGCATGGAtgtatggggggggggggcggggcggggggatgGTTGCCTTTCCCCACTACTTATTGCCATCAGCCTTTGCTTGGAGATATAATCCAAGAGGGAACCAATGCAGAACAtctgcacacaggcacacatgAACCTCAAGGCCAGTCAGATTAACCGTAAAAGGAAGTTTTGTACCTGTAAAATGCGTAGAGGACTAGGAGGTTTCCAATGATGCCAATGAAGCCAATAATGAGCACACATGTTCCTACGGTGTAAAGAACATAGTCAGGGATCTCTGCCTTGGTCACAGCGTGTGGCTGGGTGCCCATGTTCAAAACCTGAATGGAagacagagggaaaggaaagcttAGCCCATTCAGGACCCATTCCAGGGGACATGGGCTCAGCCTGTTGAAGCAAGGCAAAAAATTCACTTCCACAGTTCACGCAAATCAAATACACGTCCCTGAGCTCTTTCCACATCCCTGTAATCAAGTTTCCCTCAAGTAGCCTTCATGACTTTAACagtacatatttatattttaaaaacatcaacaGGGAAAATAGAGTGGAGAAAAGTACTAAAGCAGTTATGATGATGATATGAAAAAGGCAAAGATGTGCTAGCATAAAACTCACTCTGGGTAGCTGCTGCACTTCGGGGTGCAGAGCTAGCTGATGACACAAACTTGGATTCAACATGGAATAGCTTGTCATACTTAGGTTTTATTAGGACCACTGGTATCAAATCCCACACTTAAAAACATTGAATTCCATGGGTCTCCCCAAGCTTCCTATCCACTAATTTACAGTGCTGCAAACCTGGGAATCCCTGTGGAAAAGGTAGGATACAGAggtaaaacagcagcagtaacaTCACCTGTGTAAGAACAAATACATTCTATAGTCCTGATACTTCTTTCACTGCTCTTTATCTCCAGCACATGAATAAAACCCCACCAACTCTCTACATTGgcgtttgggttttttttaaacaaatgcataTTTATCACTGGCTAAAttcagcagcagggcagcctaCAGCTAACCCACTCAGCTCTCATTAGCATTATTTACAAGAAGAGTCTGAATTGCCTGATGGAGATCCTTATTTACCAAGTCAGAAGCAGCTAAGCAATGCAGAGCGCTCACACACATGATCAGATCTGGACAGCTTAGTCAAAGGTATGGCACCTTGTCACAGCTGAGGACCTGCTTTGCATTGCCATGTTTTGCCACTGTACAGCTCAGCCAGTGTGGGGTATGGGAAAAGGCTGATACGGGTCTGTGGAAAAGGAGCTAGGTGATAGAATAGGTTCAAGATTATAACTATTACCCCACTGTAGTATTTAAGCAGCCATTTGAAAATGGTGGGAACAGACTTTCCCGCACCCCCCCCTTTTCCACCCCGCTCTGTTGCTAGCTCCTAATCTCCCATACCGCAGTTTCTTCCTTCTACCTTCTATTACACCTTACTCACCTATGAAGTGCACATACTACAGGTCTTTCTTTGTACAACAGTTCTACCTGTGGGCATTATCCCCTTCACTGTGTGGTCCCATTGTGGGTACTCCCCAGGGCAGGTTGGCATTCGGTGGTTGGGAGCACCCGATGAGATGCATCACACACCCTGAGCATCTGCAAGAGTGGATCTGGAGCAGAAATGCTGACAGCAAAGCTCCTGGGACTGAAGCGATGCAGTAAATGGTACAAAAGCTATGgcttcaaaacagaaagctgaTTTCAAGCCTTATCAGCCATTTGACAGATGCTACCACAAATGTGACACTTCACCAAAGGTAACATcactgtaaaagcagaaaaaaatgaaagggagtgtctgctggtggctggctgCACGGGAGGACTGTCAATGCTATTCCCAGTGGTTAGGCAGCAAGAAATAATGTCACCCTGTGTAGCACTTACCCTTGAAGAAGGTGTGAGAGTATAAGGGCAGACAGCACTCGGAGAGGTGGCCCAGAGGGGAAATGCTCAGTGGCACCAGGCACAGACGGTGCTGTGCTCTCAGAGTGGGGCTGCCTGGGCACGCAAATTAACCCTGTTAaactcctttcctcttccctcaaaCCTAATCTTCTTAGCAGCACGCGTGCACTACATCGGAACCCTGCCTCATTTCTGGCAATGCATACCAGAGAGGCTAAACcgcagagaaaggaaaaggatccctttttttcttcctttccagcttATCTGTTAGGCATGCTCAGGATTTATCCCTATATAGAGGTTTATTATGTAGCGGAGTATTATATAAATGTAATTCAGGGCAAGCAGTACTTGTCGGTCATATGCATTATGCTTTACTTCACCATATGGGAActcactgctgcagaaactcATTTGAGAAATGGACTATGAATTTCACACCCAAAGGTGTCTTGCTTTATCCCTCTGCCGAAGAGAAGCTGAATTGGACGTTTTGGCCTGGTTTATTCAGTTAAGGGTGGTAAGCTGTgtcaaaagctgaaaaaagtcTTCTGACACATTTCTAAGCTGAAATTACAGTTTGCTGGCAATACTggctgaaatgtaaaatatt contains:
- the LOC102054640 gene encoding melanopsin-like isoform X7; translation: MGTQPHAVTKAEIPDYVLYTVGTCVLIIGFIGIIGNLLVLYAFYSNKKLRTPQNYFIMNLAVSDFLMSASQAPMCFVNSLHRKWILGEIGCDLYAFCGALFGITSMVTLLAISVDRYLVITKPLRSIQWTSKKRTMQIIALVWLYSLGWSVAPLLGWSSYVPEGLMISCTWDYVTYSPANRSYTMILCCCVFFIPLIIIFHCYLSMFLAIRRTGRDVQRLGSCSQKSYLSQSMKNEWKLAKIAFVVIIVFVLSWSPYACVTLIAWAGRGDTLTPYSKSVPAVIAKASAIYNPIIYAIIHPRYRKTIHNAVPCLRFLIRISKNDLLRGSINESSFRTSLSSHQSLAGRTKSTCVSSVSTGEATTDDTMMHESINCDDFINHKLPRLSLQYETWSDVELDPVEPAHKKLQPHRSHSFSTSLRQEKKVLLPKTWSCDAASAEKVSLSSSCLEKVFGQPVLHSPSATLMNSCLRTASLPVHLNSSSVSRGGDSGTSHLATQESQVNGVLGSIISNIVPRIIIIPTSETNLFQEELEEEETELFQFHNKKGNLLDLEGLSSSMEFLEAVEKFLS
- the LOC102054640 gene encoding melanopsin-like isoform X6, whose translation is MSSNFVLNMGTQPHAVTKAEIPDYVLYTVGTCVLIIGFIGIIGNLLVLYAFYSNKKLRTPQNYFIMNLAVSDFLMSASQAPMCFVNSLHRKWILGEIGCDLYAFCGALFGITSMVTLLAISVDRYLVITKPLRSIQWTSKKRTMQIIALVWLYSLGWSVAPLLGWSSYVPEGLMISCTWDYVTYSPANRSYTMILCCCVFFIPLIIIFHCYLSMFLAIRRTGRDVQRLGSCSQKSYLSQSMKNEWKLAKIAFVVIIVFVLSWSPYACVTLIAWAGRGDTLTPYSKSVPAVIAKASAIYNPIIYAIIHPRYRKTIHNAVPCLRFLIRISKNDLLRGSINESSFRTSLSSHQSLAGRTKSTCVSSVSTGEATTDDTMMHESINCDDFINHKLPRLSLQYETWSDVELDPVEPAHKKLQPHRSHSFSTSLRQEKKVLLPKTWSCDAASAEKVSLSSSCLEKVFGQPVLHSPSATLMNSCLRTASLPVHLNSSSVSRGGDSGTSHLATQESQVNGVLGSIISNIVPRIIIIPTSETNLFQEELEEEETELFQFHNKKGNLLDLEGLSSSMEFLEAVEKFLS
- the LOC102054640 gene encoding melanopsin-like isoform X2; protein product: MKVSGDSKSNQGVPGLMLVLWKILVALLKVLNMGTQPHAVTKAEIPDYVLYTVGTCVLIIGFIGIIGNLLVLYAFYSNKKLRTPQNYFIMNLAVSDFLMSASQAPMCFVNSLHRKWILGEIGCDLYAFCGALFGITSMVTLLAISVDRYLVITKPLRSIQWTSKKRTMQIIALVWLYSLGWSVAPLLGWSSYVPEGLMISCTWDYVTYSPANRSYTMILCCCVFFIPLIIIFHCYLSMFLAIRRTGRDVQRLGSCSQKSYLSQSMKNEWKLAKIAFVVIIVFVLSWSPYACVTLIAWAGRGDTLTPYSKSVPAVIAKASAIYNPIIYAIIHPRYRKTIHNAVPCLRFLIRISKNDLLRGSINESSFRTSLSSHQSLAGRTKSTCVSSVSTGEATTDDTMMHESINCDDFINHKLPRLSLQYETWSDVELDPVEPAHKKLQPHRSHSFSTSLRQEKKVLLPKTWSCDAASAEKVSLSSSCLEKVFGQPVLHSPSATLMNSCLRTASLPVHLNSSSVSRGGDSGTSHLATQESQVNGVLGSIISNIVPRIIIIPTSETNLFQEELEEEETELFQFHNKKGNLLDLEGLSSSMEFLEAVEKFLS
- the LOC102054640 gene encoding melanopsin-like isoform X5 translates to MTPRGACEVLNMGTQPHAVTKAEIPDYVLYTVGTCVLIIGFIGIIGNLLVLYAFYSNKKLRTPQNYFIMNLAVSDFLMSASQAPMCFVNSLHRKWILGEIGCDLYAFCGALFGITSMVTLLAISVDRYLVITKPLRSIQWTSKKRTMQIIALVWLYSLGWSVAPLLGWSSYVPEGLMISCTWDYVTYSPANRSYTMILCCCVFFIPLIIIFHCYLSMFLAIRRTGRDVQRLGSCSQKSYLSQSMKNEWKLAKIAFVVIIVFVLSWSPYACVTLIAWAGRGDTLTPYSKSVPAVIAKASAIYNPIIYAIIHPRYRKTIHNAVPCLRFLIRISKNDLLRGSINESSFRTSLSSHQSLAGRTKSTCVSSVSTGEATTDDTMMHESINCDDFINHKLPRLSLQYETWSDVELDPVEPAHKKLQPHRSHSFSTSLRQEKKVLLPKTWSCDAASAEKVSLSSSCLEKVFGQPVLHSPSATLMNSCLRTASLPVHLNSSSVSRGGDSGTSHLATQESQVNGVLGSIISNIVPRIIIIPTSETNLFQEELEEEETELFQFHNKKGNLLDLEGLSSSMEFLEAVEKFLS
- the LOC102054640 gene encoding melanopsin-like isoform X3, whose protein sequence is MTSYSMLNPSLCHQLALHPEVQQLPRVLNMGTQPHAVTKAEIPDYVLYTVGTCVLIIGFIGIIGNLLVLYAFYSNKKLRTPQNYFIMNLAVSDFLMSASQAPMCFVNSLHRKWILGEIGCDLYAFCGALFGITSMVTLLAISVDRYLVITKPLRSIQWTSKKRTMQIIALVWLYSLGWSVAPLLGWSSYVPEGLMISCTWDYVTYSPANRSYTMILCCCVFFIPLIIIFHCYLSMFLAIRRTGRDVQRLGSCSQKSYLSQSMKNEWKLAKIAFVVIIVFVLSWSPYACVTLIAWAGRGDTLTPYSKSVPAVIAKASAIYNPIIYAIIHPRYRKTIHNAVPCLRFLIRISKNDLLRGSINESSFRTSLSSHQSLAGRTKSTCVSSVSTGEATTDDTMMHESINCDDFINHKLPRLSLQYETWSDVELDPVEPAHKKLQPHRSHSFSTSLRQEKKVLLPKTWSCDAASAEKVSLSSSCLEKVFGQPVLHSPSATLMNSCLRTASLPVHLNSSSVSRGGDSGTSHLATQESQVNGVLGSIISNIVPRIIIIPTSETNLFQEELEEEETELFQFHNKKGNLLDLEGLSSSMEFLEAVEKFLS